A part of Larkinella insperata genomic DNA contains:
- a CDS encoding RagB/SusD family nutrient uptake outer membrane protein translates to MKKILICLGLAATSLLTACDRNLDILNPNQLTSESFWKSEADALAGVNSVYSTLHRGGISRWMPFYYIIRSDEGRSQSPATDIVNNMDQFLITDYNYGNAVGVWQDNYIGVNRANQVITNVPNIPMDETLRQRYIGEAKFFRGLFYYHLVTLFGNVPLVLEPTVVGDRPASATIAQIWAQIEKDLTEAAAVLPTSYTGAELGRITKGAAYALLAKAQMQQQKYNEALTPLQWLTEGEGRTIYSLMPNYRDNFLISTENNRESVFEWQFQVNPAEGTDDDSETPNHNYGTSLAQFFGPSGVGWSDGEANRWPIYEFYERTTTGARDPRLEASFLFDSTDVRGPAFTQIYGQTFLQRYGTNNKRVWFRKFQNDHWRNNEDYRSPNNWRYIRYADVLLMYAEALNATGKTAQAYPFVDRVRQRAGLPTLTATRPGLTQAQFLGQLKHERVTELSGEGHRWNDLARWGDLGPQLATRDPAFSTFVKGKSELLPIPQLDLDLNPNLTQNPNY, encoded by the coding sequence ATGAAAAAAATACTGATCTGTCTGGGGCTGGCGGCCACCTCACTGCTGACAGCCTGCGACCGAAACCTGGATATTCTCAACCCCAACCAGCTAACCAGCGAATCATTCTGGAAGAGCGAAGCCGATGCACTAGCGGGCGTCAACTCCGTTTACAGTACCCTGCACCGGGGCGGCATTTCGCGCTGGATGCCGTTCTACTACATTATTCGCTCCGACGAAGGACGCAGCCAGAGCCCAGCGACGGACATTGTCAACAACATGGACCAGTTCTTGATCACGGATTACAATTACGGCAATGCCGTGGGTGTCTGGCAAGACAATTACATCGGCGTCAACCGGGCTAATCAGGTCATCACCAACGTGCCCAACATTCCGATGGACGAAACCCTGAGGCAGCGCTACATCGGGGAAGCGAAGTTTTTTCGCGGGCTGTTTTATTATCACCTCGTGACGCTGTTCGGCAATGTGCCCCTGGTTCTGGAACCGACGGTGGTGGGTGACCGACCGGCTTCGGCTACCATCGCGCAGATCTGGGCGCAGATTGAAAAAGACCTGACGGAAGCCGCTGCGGTGCTTCCGACTTCCTACACCGGCGCCGAACTGGGCCGCATTACAAAAGGAGCGGCTTATGCCCTGCTGGCCAAAGCTCAGATGCAGCAGCAGAAATACAACGAAGCCCTGACGCCGTTGCAATGGCTGACCGAGGGCGAGGGCCGGACCATCTATTCCCTGATGCCCAACTACCGCGACAATTTTCTGATTTCGACCGAAAACAACCGGGAGTCGGTATTTGAATGGCAGTTTCAGGTCAACCCGGCCGAAGGAACCGATGATGACAGCGAGACGCCGAACCACAACTACGGTACGTCGCTGGCCCAGTTTTTTGGTCCTTCGGGTGTTGGCTGGTCGGACGGTGAAGCAAACCGCTGGCCTATCTACGAATTTTACGAAAGAACGACCACCGGCGCCCGCGACCCCCGGCTGGAAGCGTCGTTCCTGTTTGACTCAACCGACGTGCGCGGCCCGGCCTTTACCCAGATTTACGGCCAGACGTTTCTGCAACGGTATGGGACCAACAACAAACGGGTGTGGTTCCGCAAATTTCAGAATGATCACTGGCGAAACAACGAAGATTACCGCTCGCCCAACAATTGGCGGTATATCCGGTACGCGGATGTGCTGCTGATGTACGCCGAAGCCCTCAACGCAACCGGCAAAACCGCCCAGGCGTATCCGTTTGTGGACCGGGTTCGGCAGCGGGCCGGTTTGCCAACGCTGACGGCCACCCGACCCGGCCTGACGCAGGCTCAATTCCTAGGCCAGCTCAAACACGAGCGCGTGACGGAACTGTCGGGCGAAGGCCACCGCTGGAACGATCTGGCCCGCTGGGGCGATCTTGGGCCGCAACTGGCAACGCGCGACCCGGCTTTTTCTACCTTTGTAAAGGGGAAAAGCGAGTTGCTGCCCATTCCGCAGCTTGATCTCGACCTGAACCCCAACCTGACACAGAACCCGAATTATTAA
- a CDS encoding SusC/RagA family TonB-linked outer membrane protein has protein sequence MENRCVPLTVLWMGLSLYSVAQSPTAPLLAAKSRGTASSLLSPFRPGSANQVAVKRVTGQVVDENNAPLPGASIIEKGTQNGTTTDADGNFALNVADEATTLTVSSVGYVTQDVPLANQTTITIKLVPDNLTLNEVVVIGYQTVRKRDVTGANDVISPEQANRVTANSLAESIQGLSPGVTVRNTGVPGQQASVQIRGVASFLNTDPLYVIDGMIADANVTINNDDIESIQVLKDASAAAIYGSRAANGVIIITTKQGKEGPTRVSFSAKYGVQNAYKRWDVMDASGFAALQRQQYENSAQAPPTSVATGTFNPNINTDWQDQVLRTGSLQDYNLTLSGGTKTGSYLVSGSYFKNAGYVIGSDFDRASLRINTRSELGRFTVGENLVLTNSNIQNFPGGNPIYDMVQMLPVIPVQDPRYANATNPLGFGIGTYPDAVTYAFNPVAVRNLASNRSNFAKAVGNAYLDFKFADWLTYRFNAGLEVSFDYNQNLRRIGVYQYNAAVVPSSVGEDRSRYYSLLFEHTINFNRTFGKHSVNGVLGVSQQTARRDNTGGSRTNLATSGGQYFPTINAATGISNSAGGTPAHYTILGYLGRVNYAYNDTYLLTLTGRVDQDSRFGSNYRTGFFPSVAGAWRISQEKFFSVPWVSDLKVSASYGKLGIVVPTLGSFPYTAFINSNPRAIFGPDQTPNVGAYQAQLANPDLRWEERLSQNYGVTASFLNNRITAEVNYYNTLSSDALLNLPVPGYLGNLQGNPYVNTASIRNQGVELAVTYRNNEHALKWDVSGNLTTIKNRVENVGNQGQDINYIQSGNTRSQVGRPVGQWYVLKTNGIFQTQEEINNYRGSNGNLIQPNAQPGDIRYVDTNGDGQITQNDDRQFVSSPWPKLQAGAQVNASYNQFSLNLQFVGVFGYTVYNGVRRALDSYQNTNFRADVNPWTPTNTNTDDPRIALEATPNPNVYNPQGIISNNFGYTDRWLESASYVRLRNVEIGYTLPKTLLSRIKVRNARAYISGQNIFTVTGYSGMDPDITGINIQERGVDDGHWPSPRVISLGLSGEF, from the coding sequence ATGGAAAACCGATGTGTACCCTTAACCGTCCTCTGGATGGGGTTAAGCCTGTACAGCGTTGCCCAATCCCCGACGGCACCCCTGCTGGCGGCCAAATCCCGAGGAACTGCTTCATCACTACTTTCACCATTCCGGCCGGGATCAGCGAATCAGGTCGCCGTAAAACGTGTTACCGGTCAGGTTGTAGACGAAAACAACGCCCCCCTGCCGGGTGCGTCGATCATTGAAAAAGGGACCCAGAACGGAACGACCACTGACGCGGATGGCAATTTTGCCCTGAACGTGGCCGATGAGGCTACCACCCTGACGGTATCGAGTGTGGGCTACGTGACGCAGGACGTACCCCTTGCCAACCAGACTACCATCACCATCAAGCTGGTACCCGACAACCTGACCCTGAACGAGGTTGTCGTTATTGGGTACCAGACCGTCCGCAAGCGGGACGTGACCGGGGCCAACGACGTGATCAGCCCCGAACAGGCCAACCGGGTAACCGCCAACTCCCTGGCCGAATCCATTCAGGGCTTATCGCCGGGGGTAACCGTCCGGAACACCGGCGTTCCCGGCCAGCAGGCTTCCGTCCAGATTCGCGGGGTGGCCAGCTTCCTGAATACCGATCCGCTGTACGTCATCGACGGCATGATTGCCGACGCGAACGTTACCATCAACAACGACGATATTGAGTCCATTCAGGTCCTGAAAGACGCGTCGGCGGCCGCCATTTACGGGTCGCGGGCGGCCAACGGGGTCATTATTATTACTACCAAGCAGGGCAAGGAAGGCCCGACCCGGGTGTCGTTTTCGGCTAAGTACGGGGTGCAGAATGCCTACAAACGCTGGGATGTGATGGATGCGTCGGGCTTTGCGGCTTTGCAGCGGCAGCAATACGAAAACTCCGCCCAGGCGCCCCCCACCAGCGTTGCCACCGGGACGTTCAACCCAAACATCAATACCGACTGGCAGGACCAGGTTCTGCGCACCGGTAGTTTGCAGGACTACAACCTGACGCTGTCCGGGGGCACCAAAACCGGTTCCTACCTTGTTTCGGGAAGTTATTTTAAAAATGCCGGTTACGTCATCGGCAGCGACTTCGACCGGGCCAGTCTGCGCATCAACACCCGGAGCGAGCTGGGGCGCTTCACGGTGGGCGAGAATCTGGTCCTGACCAATTCAAACATTCAGAATTTTCCGGGGGGCAATCCGATTTACGACATGGTCCAGATGCTGCCCGTTATTCCGGTGCAGGACCCGCGCTACGCCAACGCCACCAACCCGCTGGGCTTCGGGATCGGAACTTATCCCGATGCGGTGACGTATGCCTTCAACCCGGTAGCGGTTCGCAACCTGGCGAGCAACCGGAGCAATTTCGCCAAAGCCGTCGGGAACGCCTATCTGGATTTCAAATTCGCCGACTGGCTGACCTACCGCTTCAACGCCGGTCTGGAAGTGAGCTTCGACTACAACCAGAACCTGCGCCGGATCGGCGTTTATCAGTACAATGCCGCCGTGGTGCCCAGTTCGGTCGGGGAGGACCGGTCGCGGTACTACAGCCTGCTGTTTGAGCACACGATCAACTTCAACCGAACCTTCGGCAAGCACAGCGTCAACGGGGTGCTTGGCGTTAGCCAGCAAACGGCCCGGCGCGACAACACGGGCGGGTCGCGGACCAACCTGGCTACCTCGGGCGGGCAGTATTTCCCGACCATCAATGCGGCCACGGGAATTTCCAATTCGGCCGGTGGCACCCCAGCCCATTACACCATCCTGGGGTACCTGGGCCGGGTCAACTACGCCTACAACGACACTTACCTGCTGACGCTGACGGGTCGCGTCGATCAGGATTCCCGGTTTGGCTCCAACTACCGAACCGGCTTTTTCCCGTCGGTGGCCGGAGCCTGGCGCATCAGTCAGGAGAAGTTTTTCAGCGTCCCCTGGGTTTCCGACCTAAAAGTGAGCGCGTCCTACGGGAAGCTGGGCATCGTGGTACCAACGCTGGGTTCGTTTCCGTACACGGCTTTTATCAACAGCAACCCCCGCGCCATTTTCGGTCCCGACCAAACGCCGAACGTGGGGGCGTATCAGGCCCAGCTTGCCAACCCCGACCTGCGCTGGGAAGAGCGGTTGTCGCAGAACTACGGGGTAACGGCCAGTTTTCTGAACAACCGCATCACGGCGGAGGTCAACTACTACAACACGCTGTCGTCGGATGCCCTGCTGAACCTGCCGGTTCCGGGCTACCTGGGAAACCTTCAGGGCAACCCATACGTGAACACCGCGTCGATTCGCAACCAGGGGGTTGAATTGGCCGTCACGTACCGCAACAACGAACACGCCCTGAAATGGGATGTGTCGGGCAACCTGACGACGATCAAAAACCGGGTTGAAAATGTTGGTAATCAGGGGCAGGACATCAATTACATCCAGAGCGGCAACACCCGTTCGCAGGTCGGTCGGCCGGTGGGGCAGTGGTACGTGCTCAAAACAAACGGAATCTTCCAGACGCAGGAAGAGATCAACAATTACAGAGGTTCGAACGGTAATCTGATTCAGCCGAACGCCCAACCCGGAGACATCCGGTACGTCGATACCAACGGCGACGGCCAGATTACCCAGAACGACGACCGGCAGTTTGTGAGTTCGCCCTGGCCGAAACTCCAGGCCGGTGCCCAGGTGAATGCCAGTTACAACCAGTTTAGCCTGAACCTGCAATTTGTGGGCGTATTTGGATATACGGTTTACAACGGTGTGCGCCGGGCGCTGGACAGCTACCAGAATACCAACTTCCGGGCGGACGTGAACCCGTGGACACCGACCAACACAAATACCGATGACCCGCGCATTGCTCTGGAAGCCACGCCAAATCCCAATGTCTACAATCCGCAAGGAATAATTTCCAACAACTTTGGCTATACCGACCGCTGGCTGGAAAGCGCGTCGTACGTCCGGCTGCGGAATGTGGAAATCGGCTACACGTTGCCGAAAACGCTGCTTTCCCGCATCAAGGTGCGCAACGCCCGGGCGTACATCAGCGGCCAGAATATTTTTACCGTCACCGGCTATTCGGGCATGGACCCGGACATTACGGGGATCAATATTCAGGAACGGGGTGTCGACGACGGGCACTGGCCCTCACCCCGCGTCATTTCGCTGGGCCTCTCGGGTGAATTTTAA
- a CDS encoding SusC/RagA family TonB-linked outer membrane protein — translation MVKSLNFLLFLLLLGPGYLLAQTNRVTGQVTGPDNQGLPGVNVQVSGTTVGTSTDVSGKFSLNAASTASLVFSNIGYVSQTIPVNGRSVVNVQLVEDQKTLNEVVVVGYGTQRKTDVTGALTAISTKEFAEQPVTRLDQVLQGRAAGVQVTQTNGAPGGDARIRIRGANSVLGNNNPLYIVDGFVGADFNFVNPNDIETIQILKDAASTSIYGSRGANGVVIITTKKGARGLKVNYEGQYGISQNIKRYDVLPAGEFAEIVNARATATGSNLPFTADQIAQFKQNGGTDWQSLVFRTGTGQQHQVTLSGGGEKTTFLISGNYLNQNGIVNNSGFKRYILRTNLNTQVNDDLSFRLNLWGTRSQNHNTLDGGAIVQALAWAPTTPAYGADGQPTFTDPIGSVYRNPLDYLYDQSIDANRSSINLNGGLNYKLPIKGLSVDLQYAINYLNAQNLNFTGKRLSNNVPNASRYSSEQITLQNTNTLNYDLKVGDHSINAVAVLETQQFTDRNFNASASGLRFPQLGYDNIGGNTAATVSSGYQKWTLLSLLGRVNYGYKDRYLVTAAVRRDGSSKFSEANRYSLFPSVALGWRLAEEEFIKNLNVFSNLKLRGSWGMTGSQAINPYATLSTYGTTNVGFNNTAATAGVILGNPGNPDLKWETTRQVDVGLEMEFWNGRLRIEADYFKKNTTDLLLNVAIPSYAGGGTQTRNVGEVENKGFEFSIGGTPIDKGGVRWETNLNFSTLQNRVISLGNLPRLGTGTGVGGGMSTTNEFMLMPGEPMGSYWGLRYLGTFKPGEADLAARYGRVPGDPRYEDLNGDNSITTDDFQVIGRAFPKATGGWNNTVSYKGLTLNVFFNGVFGVDKLNYTRAAALSGSGDARQFILSEIRDYYRPGNETSDIPAFTRTYQPFTQSSRFLENGSFVRLKNVSLAYNVPNNFLRNKANVRVFFSATNLLTITQYKGPDPESARVGSGTDTAIGIDYGSYPNSKTYTFGLNLGF, via the coding sequence ATGGTTAAATCTTTAAATTTCCTCCTTTTCCTTCTGCTTCTGGGGCCTGGGTATCTCCTCGCGCAGACCAACCGGGTGACCGGCCAAGTAACGGGACCCGATAACCAGGGACTGCCCGGTGTAAACGTCCAGGTTAGTGGTACCACCGTCGGGACATCAACCGACGTTTCGGGCAAATTTTCGCTCAACGCCGCCAGCACTGCGTCACTGGTTTTTTCCAACATCGGTTACGTCAGCCAAACCATCCCGGTCAACGGCCGTTCGGTCGTCAATGTTCAACTGGTCGAAGATCAGAAAACGCTGAATGAAGTCGTGGTGGTGGGGTACGGAACGCAGCGCAAAACGGATGTGACCGGGGCTTTAACGGCCATCTCTACCAAAGAATTTGCCGAACAACCGGTGACCCGTCTGGATCAGGTTTTACAGGGCCGGGCAGCGGGCGTGCAGGTAACCCAGACCAACGGCGCCCCCGGTGGCGACGCCCGCATCCGGATTCGGGGGGCCAACTCCGTGCTGGGCAACAACAACCCCCTGTATATTGTCGATGGATTCGTGGGGGCCGACTTCAACTTTGTCAATCCCAACGACATTGAGACGATTCAGATTCTGAAAGATGCCGCTTCAACGTCGATCTACGGAAGCCGGGGGGCCAATGGCGTGGTGATCATCACAACCAAAAAAGGAGCAAGAGGGCTGAAAGTAAATTACGAAGGCCAGTACGGTATTTCGCAGAACATCAAACGGTACGACGTGCTGCCGGCGGGCGAGTTTGCCGAAATCGTGAACGCCCGCGCCACGGCAACCGGTTCGAACCTGCCGTTTACCGCCGACCAGATTGCGCAGTTTAAACAAAACGGCGGAACCGACTGGCAGAGCCTGGTTTTCCGGACCGGGACCGGCCAGCAGCACCAGGTGACGCTATCGGGCGGGGGCGAAAAAACGACATTCCTGATTTCGGGCAACTACCTGAATCAGAACGGTATCGTCAACAACAGCGGTTTCAAACGCTACATTCTGCGCACAAACCTGAACACGCAGGTTAACGACGATCTCTCGTTCCGGCTGAATCTGTGGGGAACGCGTTCGCAGAACCACAACACCCTCGACGGGGGCGCCATTGTGCAGGCGCTGGCTTGGGCGCCAACTACACCGGCTTACGGCGCTGACGGCCAGCCCACGTTTACGGACCCCATCGGGTCGGTCTACCGCAACCCGTTGGATTATTTGTACGATCAGTCCATCGACGCCAACCGGTCGAGCATCAACCTGAACGGGGGCCTGAACTACAAGCTGCCCATCAAAGGACTTTCGGTTGATTTGCAGTATGCCATCAACTACCTGAACGCGCAGAACCTGAACTTCACGGGCAAGCGGCTGTCCAACAACGTGCCGAATGCCAGCCGGTATTCATCGGAACAGATCACGCTGCAAAACACCAACACGCTGAATTACGATCTGAAAGTGGGCGACCACTCGATCAATGCCGTGGCCGTGCTGGAGACGCAGCAATTCACGGATCGGAATTTCAACGCGAGTGCTTCCGGATTGCGGTTTCCGCAGTTGGGCTACGACAACATTGGCGGCAATACCGCAGCTACGGTATCGTCGGGCTACCAGAAATGGACACTGCTCTCGCTGCTGGGTCGCGTCAACTACGGCTACAAGGATCGTTACCTAGTCACGGCTGCGGTTCGGCGGGATGGCTCATCGAAGTTCAGCGAGGCCAATCGCTACAGCCTTTTCCCGTCGGTGGCCCTGGGCTGGCGGTTGGCGGAAGAAGAGTTTATCAAGAACCTCAACGTTTTCAGCAACCTGAAACTGCGGGGGAGTTGGGGGATGACGGGTAGCCAGGCCATCAACCCGTACGCAACCTTGTCGACCTACGGAACAACCAACGTGGGCTTCAACAACACGGCGGCAACGGCGGGCGTAATTCTGGGCAACCCCGGCAACCCGGACCTCAAGTGGGAAACTACCCGGCAGGTGGATGTGGGGCTGGAAATGGAATTCTGGAACGGGCGGCTGCGGATTGAAGCCGATTATTTCAAGAAAAACACGACCGATCTGCTGCTGAACGTGGCCATTCCGAGCTACGCCGGGGGCGGTACCCAAACCCGCAACGTGGGCGAGGTTGAAAACAAAGGGTTTGAATTCTCGATCGGCGGAACACCCATCGACAAGGGGGGCGTACGCTGGGAAACGAACCTGAACTTTTCGACGCTGCAAAACCGCGTTATTAGCCTGGGTAACCTGCCCCGGTTGGGCACCGGTACGGGCGTGGGGGGCGGTATGTCGACCACCAACGAGTTTATGCTGATGCCGGGTGAACCGATGGGTTCGTACTGGGGACTGCGGTACCTGGGCACCTTCAAGCCGGGCGAAGCCGATCTGGCCGCCCGCTACGGCCGCGTTCCGGGTGATCCGCGCTACGAAGATTTAAACGGCGACAACTCAATCACCACCGACGATTTTCAGGTCATTGGTCGGGCGTTCCCGAAAGCCACCGGGGGCTGGAACAACACCGTTTCCTACAAGGGGTTAACGCTGAACGTCTTCTTCAACGGGGTGTTTGGCGTCGATAAGCTCAACTACACGCGGGCGGCTGCCTTGTCGGGTTCGGGCGATGCCCGGCAGTTCATTTTGTCGGAGATCCGCGACTATTACCGTCCGGGCAACGAAACCTCCGACATTCCGGCGTTTACCAGAACGTACCAGCCGTTTACCCAGTCGAGCCGCTTTCTGGAGAATGGCTCCTTCGTTCGGTTGAAAAACGTCAGCCTTGCGTACAACGTGCCGAATAATTTCCTCCGTAATAAAGCCAATGTCCGGGTATTCTTCAGCGCGACCAACCTGCTGACGATTACCCAGTACAAAGGTCCGGATCCGGAGTCGGCGCGCGTGGGTTCGGGAACGGACACGGCCATCGGTATTGACTACGGGTCGTACCCCAACTCCAAAACGTATACGTTTGGCTTAAACCTCGGCTTCTAA
- a CDS encoding RagB/SusD family nutrient uptake outer membrane protein — translation MKKLLLFSLVAMLGAGCKNYLEEDTNGLLYGPNVLSTQDGLESALTGAYRGLANQWGYGFIHPSANAATLGSDDVTTHPASNKADWREFDQFNVSTTNQRSGAVYNGCYKAIQGANNVINNYSKTVGTKATIDIIAGEAHFIRAFSYYWLTRFYGNIPLVTAGEYSADLLTIKKSTPAEVYALIVDDLKKAETLLPNTRRDPGRPNVGSAKAFLADVYLTMAGWPLKQADKYDLAAAKAKEVIDNRATYGFALMPTFAAVFENDPGVAILPESVFQISGFTGGSGTANATYGNTTMPGEEGGWDDMFAELNFFNSFPAGPRKDATFRTQFGLGATKIPWQQSLTKHPYYQKWYIKGNIVTSSISLPSVMMRYPHVLTIYAEAKARGTGGPDQAAYDALNQVRSRGLPTGAKPLTLADGLTATQFADAVVQERAWEFACERTRWFDLVRLERVEAANANKSPDDLQPIKAITKANYWFPLPYSDTSINPNLNQ, via the coding sequence ATGAAAAAGTTACTGCTATTTTCCCTCGTAGCCATGCTGGGAGCGGGCTGCAAAAATTACCTGGAAGAAGACACCAACGGGTTGCTCTACGGCCCCAACGTATTGTCCACGCAGGACGGCCTGGAATCGGCCCTGACCGGGGCTTACCGCGGGCTAGCCAACCAATGGGGCTACGGTTTTATTCACCCCTCGGCCAATGCGGCCACGCTCGGGAGCGACGACGTAACGACCCACCCCGCCAGCAACAAAGCCGACTGGCGCGAGTTCGACCAGTTTAACGTCTCGACCACCAACCAGCGGTCGGGGGCCGTCTACAACGGTTGTTACAAAGCCATTCAGGGCGCCAACAACGTCATTAACAACTACAGCAAAACCGTTGGCACCAAAGCGACCATCGACATCATTGCCGGGGAAGCACACTTTATCCGGGCATTCTCCTACTACTGGCTGACCCGATTTTACGGCAACATTCCGCTGGTGACGGCGGGTGAATACTCGGCAGATCTGCTGACGATCAAGAAATCAACCCCGGCCGAAGTGTACGCCCTGATTGTCGACGATCTGAAAAAAGCGGAAACCCTGCTGCCCAACACCCGGCGCGATCCGGGTCGGCCCAACGTGGGTTCGGCCAAGGCGTTTCTGGCCGATGTGTACCTGACCATGGCGGGCTGGCCCCTCAAGCAAGCCGACAAGTACGACCTGGCCGCAGCGAAGGCGAAAGAGGTAATCGACAACCGGGCTACGTACGGATTTGCCCTAATGCCAACCTTTGCCGCCGTTTTTGAAAACGATCCGGGGGTGGCCATCCTTCCGGAATCGGTGTTTCAGATCAGCGGGTTTACGGGCGGCAGCGGTACGGCCAACGCCACCTATGGCAACACGACCATGCCCGGGGAAGAAGGCGGCTGGGACGATATGTTTGCCGAGCTTAATTTCTTCAACAGCTTTCCGGCAGGTCCCCGCAAAGACGCTACCTTCCGGACGCAATTCGGCCTGGGCGCCACCAAAATTCCCTGGCAGCAGAGCCTGACCAAGCACCCGTACTACCAGAAATGGTATATTAAGGGCAACATTGTAACGTCCAGCATTTCGTTGCCGTCGGTGATGATGCGGTATCCGCACGTGCTGACCATTTACGCCGAAGCCAAAGCCCGCGGAACGGGCGGTCCGGACCAGGCGGCTTACGATGCGCTGAACCAGGTTCGGTCGCGGGGGCTCCCGACGGGCGCCAAGCCACTGACCCTGGCCGACGGTCTGACGGCGACCCAGTTTGCCGACGCCGTGGTTCAGGAGCGGGCCTGGGAGTTTGCCTGTGAGCGCACCCGCTGGTTCGATCTGGTTCGGCTGGAGCGGGTGGAAGCCGCCAACGCCAACAAGAGCCCGGACGATCTTCAGCCGATCAAGGCCATTACGAAAGCTAATTACTGGTTTCCGTTACCGTATTCGGATACATCCATTAACCCGAACCTAAATCAATAA
- a CDS encoding tetratricopeptide repeat protein, with the protein MEILVTAAVISYIIYLRYYADLRTKSEKERDQMRAGIELFDNQQYEAAFSYFDEWIRTKPSSSVAYLYRARCLRRLGKTSKALDDLKTGLGYDDTVVDLHLETGQILYEQQASEAAFQEFDKAVFHSHGNLAEPFHWRGLAFRQLNQPQSAQQDLERAQALAQSQQTVAGLVRPNDPFFDRKLLVNGVFILINSLVLLYVIKETDVVHWPYLLAAISAAAIGFAQPRKGWLLAILQVATLLIGYFVFANPPRNGGDRELELFSLYGCIGLTFVGSFVGGVLKRALGT; encoded by the coding sequence ATGGAAATTTTAGTTACGGCCGCCGTTATAAGTTACATTATCTACCTGCGGTACTACGCGGATTTACGCACGAAGTCGGAAAAAGAACGCGACCAGATGCGAGCCGGTATTGAACTGTTTGATAATCAGCAGTACGAAGCCGCTTTTTCTTACTTCGACGAATGGATACGCACCAAACCGTCGTCGAGCGTTGCCTACCTCTACCGGGCCCGCTGCCTGCGCCGTCTGGGCAAGACCTCGAAAGCGCTGGATGATTTGAAAACCGGACTGGGTTACGACGATACGGTGGTGGACCTGCACCTGGAAACGGGGCAGATTCTGTATGAACAGCAGGCCTCTGAAGCCGCTTTTCAGGAGTTCGACAAAGCGGTTTTTCACTCGCACGGCAACCTGGCCGAGCCTTTTCACTGGCGCGGGCTTGCCTTCCGGCAACTCAACCAGCCGCAGTCGGCGCAGCAGGATTTGGAACGGGCGCAGGCCCTGGCCCAGTCACAGCAAACCGTGGCTGGCCTTGTCAGACCCAACGACCCTTTTTTCGACCGGAAGCTGCTGGTGAACGGTGTCTTTATTCTGATCAACAGCCTAGTGCTGCTTTATGTCATCAAAGAAACGGATGTGGTTCACTGGCCGTATCTGCTGGCCGCTATTTCGGCCGCAGCCATTGGCTTTGCCCAGCCCCGCAAAGGCTGGCTGCTGGCCATTCTCCAGGTGGCGACCCTGTTGATTGGGTATTTCGTTTTTGCTAACCCTCCCCGGAACGGGGGTGACCGGGAACTGGAGTTATTTAGCCTGTACGGCTGCATCGGCCTGACGTTCGTGGGTAGTTTTGTGGGCGGGGTTCTGAAACGGGCGCTCGGCACTTGA